The following are from one region of the Blastocatellia bacterium genome:
- a CDS encoding nuclear transport factor 2 family protein — protein sequence MKRVLSLLVVILMAALGVHAQTKSDAAELTELLKEFLAGASRNDAAIHDRFWAEDLIYTRSSGRRTGKADIMRGLHSAPPSKPGDPTTNYTAEEIRIQQYGNTAVVAFRLVGTTERGGTTQVSRFLNTGTFVKRNGKWQVVGWQSTKMARPEEEARKEVAAAETAFHQALLAADVKKLELLMDASFIWTHHDGEQKTRQQLLDLLGQGQLKYAKLENRNVTVAVYGDTAVARGESSRQRSISPSSASGDASPLTVFYTLTLVNQDGAWKAVAMHSSRP from the coding sequence ATGAAGCGAGTGCTTTCACTGCTGGTTGTGATCTTGATGGCGGCGCTCGGCGTGCACGCGCAGACGAAGTCGGATGCCGCCGAGTTGACCGAATTATTGAAAGAGTTCTTAGCCGGCGCTTCGCGCAACGATGCGGCAATACATGACCGCTTCTGGGCCGAAGATTTGATCTACACGCGCTCGTCCGGTCGGCGCACAGGCAAAGCCGACATCATGCGTGGCTTGCACTCGGCTCCGCCTTCCAAGCCCGGTGACCCGACGACGAATTACACCGCCGAAGAGATTCGCATTCAGCAGTACGGCAACACGGCGGTGGTGGCTTTTCGCCTGGTCGGCACGACCGAGCGCGGCGGGACGACGCAGGTCAGCCGTTTCCTGAACACCGGCACGTTCGTCAAGCGGAACGGCAAATGGCAAGTCGTCGGCTGGCAATCAACGAAGATGGCTCGCCCCGAAGAAGAGGCCCGAAAAGAAGTGGCGGCGGCCGAAACCGCTTTTCATCAGGCGCTGCTCGCGGCTGATGTCAAGAAACTGGAATTGCTGATGGATGCCAGCTTCATCTGGACGCATCACGACGGGGAACAGAAAACGCGGCAACAGTTGCTCGACTTGCTCGGCCAAGGGCAATTGAAGTATGCGAAGCTGGAGAACCGGAACGTGACCGTCGCCGTGTATGGCGATACGGCTGTCGCGCGCGGCGAGTCATCACGACAGCGCAGCATCTCCCCCAGCTCTGCGTCTGGTGATGCCAGCCCCCTCACCGTTTTTTACACCTTGACGTTAGTAAACCAGGATGGCGCATGGAAAGCGGTGGCCATGCATTCCAGCCGCCCTTGA
- a CDS encoding HipA family kinase, translating to MSVRTVTATRYVTPLREGGSLPAIVEADDDGMYVLKFRGAGQGLKALIAELVAGELGRAAGLPVPDIVFVELDAEFARTEPDPEIQHLIRTSGGLNLALDYLPGSVMFDPVADRIDADLAASVVWFDAFVTNVDRTPRNTNMLMWHRNLWLIDHGAALYFHHTWANYRERSRDPFALIKDHVLLRFAGALDAADARMTERLTPEVIDRVVKLIPDEWLTGDALFGSPDEYRKAYVEYLVTRLEAPRGFVEEAIRARSLHL from the coding sequence ATGAGCGTCAGAACTGTCACCGCTACACGATACGTCACGCCGTTGCGCGAGGGCGGGTCGCTGCCGGCTATTGTCGAAGCCGATGACGACGGCATGTACGTGCTGAAATTCAGAGGCGCGGGGCAGGGATTGAAAGCCTTGATCGCTGAGCTGGTGGCGGGCGAGCTGGGCCGCGCCGCCGGGCTGCCTGTGCCGGACATCGTCTTTGTCGAGCTTGACGCGGAATTCGCCCGCACAGAGCCCGACCCGGAGATTCAACATCTCATACGGACGAGCGGCGGCCTCAACCTGGCGCTCGACTACCTGCCCGGCTCGGTGATGTTCGATCCCGTCGCCGACCGCATTGATGCCGACCTGGCCGCTTCGGTCGTCTGGTTCGATGCCTTCGTGACGAACGTAGACCGCACGCCGCGCAATACCAACATGCTGATGTGGCACCGCAATCTCTGGCTCATCGATCACGGCGCGGCGCTCTACTTTCATCACACCTGGGCCAACTACCGCGAGCGCAGCCGCGACCCCTTCGCCTTGATCAAAGATCATGTGTTGCTGCGTTTTGCCGGCGCGCTCGACGCCGCCGATGCGCGGATGACCGAGCGCCTCACGCCCGAAGTCATTGACCGCGTGGTTAAACTTATTCCTGACGAGTGGCTGACTGGCGATGCGTTATTCGGCAGCCCTGATGAGTACCGCAAGGCGTATGTTGAATATCTGGTGACACGGCTGGAAGCGCCGCGCGGGTTCGTGGAGGAAGCGATTCGTGCCCGATCACTGCATCTATGA
- a CDS encoding DUF3037 domain-containing protein, protein MPDHCIYDYAIIRVVPRVEREEFVNVGVIFSCPEKKFLEARIELDEQRLRALDATMDIEAIRAHLATFPVICAGGEPAGPIGRLSQRERFYWLTAPRSTMVQISPVHTGYCHDPSATLEHLLNSMVRPACNA, encoded by the coding sequence GTGCCCGATCACTGCATCTATGATTATGCGATCATTCGCGTCGTCCCGCGTGTCGAGCGCGAAGAGTTCGTCAACGTCGGCGTGATCTTTTCGTGCCCGGAGAAGAAGTTTCTCGAAGCCCGCATCGAGCTGGATGAGCAGCGTTTGCGGGCGCTCGATGCGACGATGGACATCGAAGCCATCCGCGCACACCTGGCGACCTTCCCGGTCATCTGCGCGGGCGGCGAGCCGGCGGGGCCGATTGGCCGGCTGTCACAGCGCGAGCGCTTCTACTGGCTGACGGCGCCGCGCAGCACGATGGTTCAGATATCGCCCGTGCATACGGGCTACTGCCATGATCCGAGCGCCACGCTTGAGCACCTGCTCAACTCGATGGTGCGCCCGGCGTGTAATGCATAG